ATCATCCCTGCTGGAAGCACTGTGCTTCGCGCTCTACGGCGGCTGCACGTGGGACAAGCGTAACGCCACCGAGCTGATCTCCGACGGCGCGCACACCATGCAGGTCCGGCTGACCTTTCGGTGCGCCAACAGGACCTGGCAGGTCACGCGGGCCATCTCACGCACGTCGTCGCCGCCGTCGCGACATGAGCTGATCTGCCTGGACGACGACACCCGCTATGACACCAAGCAGCAGGTCAACGCCATCATCGAGACGATGATCGGGCTCAGCCACGCGGCGTTTCTCAAGGCCGTGATCCTGCCCCAGGGCCGGTTCCAGGCCCTACTGCAGACGACCAAGGAGGACCGGACCGCGATCCTCAAGGGCATCCTCGGCATCGACCAGCTCGACGCCATGCAAGTCAAAGCGCGGGCGCACCACGATCGCCTGCGCCCGCTGCTGGACCAGCTCATCCTCGATCGGCGTGGCCTGCTCGACGATCCACCCGCCACCGCCGGGGAAGCGACCCAGCGGCTTGATGACGCACTGCGACGCCAGGACCAGTTGACCAAGGCGCGCACCGCGGTACGCGAGGCTTCCGCGCGGCGTGACCAAATGCTCTCTCGTGTCCACAACATCGAGCAGCAGGCACGCCAGCTCGCTCAGGCCAGGCAGCCCGCCGCGGCGGCCAACCTGCACGTGTTGGCTAGCCTCGACGAGGCGATACGCACCGAACAGAACGACTGCCAGTCCGCCATCACGGACTGGCAGGAGCGTGAAAAGACGCTGCATGAAGCTGTCACTGCGGCCGAAGGCGAGGGCCGCGGGCCATCCAGCCTTCCCAAGGCCATCGCCGCTGTCGAAGCGACCCGCAACCAACTGCCAGACATCGACGCAGAACGCGAACGGATCCAGACCGACGCGCAGAATCTGGCAGACGACCTGACCAAAGCCGATCAGCACGCAGCCAACGTCACCAAGTTAGCCAACAAGGCCACCGAAGCCGAGCAGGCAGCCAGCTCCGCTGCCCGCACCGTAGAGGAGGTCAGGGAACTGGTCGCGGGTCAACGTTCCGCCATCGGCACGGCGCGGACTCTGCGCGGCGCCGTCCACCGCGCCGAGGCCGATCTCGCCGACGCCCGTCAACGCATCACCGACGCCGAGACCGCGATCCAGGAGACCGCCGAACGAGCCGGTGAAGCGCGGAAGAAGCAGACCGCCGCCGAACAGACGCTGGATGCGGTCACCCGGTTCAACGCCGCCGCTCACGCCGCCGCGCCATGCGACCCGGGCGATCCGTGTCCAATCTGCAGCCGGACACTTCCCGCGACATTCCAACCCCCGCCCGCCCAGGAGCAGAAGGATGCCCGCAAAGCGCTGACCGTCGCCAATCGTCTCGCCGGCGACGCTGAGCGTCGCCATCAGGCCGCCCTCACCACCCGCCAGCACGCCATCGAGGAAGCCAAACGCGTCCAGACGCGGGTCGATCAACGACGCGGCGAACTGGACCAGGCGATGGCCCACATCGCGTCGCAGCTCGGACCAGTCGACCTCGACAACCCCGATGACGTGCTCCTGGCACCGCTGGCGGCACGCCTCGGCGCAGCTGAAGAGGAGTTGGGGACAAGCCAGGCGACGGCGCGCGACGTGCGGCAACGCGCAACCGCCGCAGCCACGGCGCTGGAGCACACCCGTAAGGCGCTCGCCGACCGCCAGGCCGCGCTGACCGCAAACCGCCGCAGACTTGATCAACGCGTCCGCAGGACGGTTGGGGCGCTCGGAAAGCTGCCTGCCGCATGGCGCCTCGACCCGGTCACCCTCGACGGCCTCAACCAACTGCTGGACACCGCCCATCGCTGGGAAGAGGAGTTGGCAACGATCACCGATCAGCTGACCACCGCGCACGGTCAGCTCAAGCAACTTCGCGAACGACGAGAGGCGTTGGCCGGCCGCCACCTCACCGAGGTCGAAAGACCTGCCACCCAACTGCTCCACGCGGTCGACGGACTCACTCAATACGCGGCGGACGCCGCCGTCCTCATTGGCCACGAGCCTCCAGCATCGCGCCCGCCGGGGGAAGACCTCCACCGTTCGGCGACCTGGGCGGCGACCCTCGACCACACCGTCGGCGCCCTTCTGCAAGCGGCACACGACCGGGTGACTGCTGCCAGGTCGGACGCCGAGCGGGCCACCGAGGAGATCACCGAATGGCTGCTAGCCGCCGGTGTCGACGACGGGGAGCAGCTTGACGATCTCATCGTCCAAGTGGCTGCGACGGCGCAGGTAGCCAGGGCCGACCTCGATCGCGCGAAGCGTGAGACACCGGTCGCCGCAGACCTCGACCGGCGAATCAAGGCCGCGGCCCCGATCGTTGACGCACTCCGGGAGCTCGGCGCGCTCCTGGCCAACGGTCAGTTCCAAGCCGCCGTCGTAGCCCGCCGGCAGCGAGCATTCCTTGGTCTTGCCACCGACCAACTGCTGGCCATGACGGCGGGGCGGTTCGCCTTCTCCGACGACTTCCGCATCATCGACCGGTACACGTCCCAGCCCCGCGACGTGCGGACCCTCTCCGGCGGGGAGACCTTCCTGGCCAGCCTGGCACTTGCGCTCGCGGTCGTCGACCTCGCCGGACGCGCCGGCGGGCGTGCCGACGCGCTGCTGCTCGACGAAGGGTTCGGCTCCCTCGACGCCGACACCCTGGCCGAGGCGCTAGCCGCACTGTCCCGGCAAACCCTTGGCGGACGTCTGGTCGCCGTTATCAGCCACATGCGTGCCGTCGCCGAGAGCATCGGCAACGTGCTGATCGTCACCCGGGACAGTACCGGCAGCCACGCACACTGGGCGTCGGAGTCGCAGCGAAGCCGGTTGGTCGACGAAGACCTCGACGAGGGCCTTCTGCCATGACCTGAGGCAACCCTCGGCGATCACCACCTGGGAACCCGGGGCCAGCGCCACGATCGCACACCTGGGACGCTCTACAGTCCGGAAGGTTGTCATAGCCATCTGTAATCCTTTATCGCTGAGGCGGCGCCCGTAGGGAGGATCATGAGAACCGACTGGTGGCGAGGCATTGAGCCAGATATGTGGCGTTTCGTGGGCGAGCCGCTCGGCAACGCGCGCGAGGACTACGCCGCTGTCCTGTCTGCCCTGCTGCGGCTCAGCGGCACGGCGCCGATGTCGACCATGCGGGACATCGCCGAGCAGATGACGCGGGACGGATACGGCGACCCGTTGCCGACCGAACTGCTGCGGTCCCGACTGGACGAGTTGGTCCAGATGAGGCTCGTCCTTCCGTTTTTGAGCCCGACCGCCGCCAGAGAAGACCTGCGCGACGGCCACCGCCGTCAGGAGGCGTGGTCGCTGAGCAAGAAGGGTCGGATCATCGTCCGCTCGGTCCGGGACGCGATCAATGACCTCGATCGGGTCCTCGCCCTGCCGCCACGGCTGATCGATTCCATCCAGGACACCCTGCGCCAGCTCCTCGTTCACCTCGACCAAGAGCCGATGCGGGTCGCGCTGGACATCGCCACCGTGCGCTCGCACATCGGCCAGCTACTCAACGCCGCCGGCGACTACTACGAGGCGATGCGCATGCTGAACCAGCACGACGTCACCGACGACGAGGTGTTCGGCGAGAGCCGCACCCGGATCATGCTCGTGCTGCGGCAGTTCGTTCAGCACACCCAGGCAGCGCTCGCACCGTTGCGGCGCAGCCTCCAAGACGTCCGTACCACCGGTTACGCCGTCATCGCCGAAGCCGCCGCCCCGGGTGCCGGGGCGGTAGCGGTTGGTGACACGGCGGCCTGGATCGACGACGCCGTCGCGGACCTGGAGAGCCTCGACGCCTGGTTCACCCCCGGCGGCAACATCGACAGAATCATCGACTCCGCCCTCTATGCGATCGACGCGCTGCTGTCAGCCATCACGCGTCGCTACTACGCGTCCAACCGAACCAGCGACCTGGCAGCTGATTTCCACGAACTGGCCCGGATGATCCACGCACAGGAGTCCACGGCACATGCGTACGGCGTGTTCACCGCGGCGACCGGTATCTGGGCGGCCCAGCACCCGCAGGCCCAAGTCGACGATGACGACGTCCTCCCCGCCGCCATGACCGCCGGCGCACCCGGTACCGAGGTAGTTGTGAGCGTGCGAAGCCGCGCCAACAGCGCGCCGGCGCCTCGCTCACCCCGCCGGATGGAAAATCTGACGCTGTCACGCCAGGCGGAGGAGCACGCCGCGATGGCGGAACTGACGCGGCTAGCGGAGTTGTCGGCTGGCCTGGTCACGCCCGGCGTGGTAAGCCTGACGCACTTCGCCGGCATCGACGGCGCGCATCTGCTGGTTCTGGTCGAACTGCTCGAAGAGGCGATGGACAGCTACGACGCCGATCTGGGCTACGGGGAGGCGCTCACGCTGCGCTGCCGCATGCGGCTCACACCCGGGGACCCCGGCCGGGTGGTCACCATCCCGACCGCCGAGGGAACCCTGACAACGCCCGACATGCGGATCGAGATCTCGGCGGTTGGTGCGCCGCTGGCACAGGCGGGCCGATGACGGACCTGGAACACGTCCTCATCGACGACGACGACACGCTCGCCGAGCTGACTCCGGTCATCTCGGCGGTGCTACGCAAACCATTCCTCACCGAGGAAGCCGAACCAGACCTCTACCGGCGGGCCCGCCTGCAGGAGAACGAACTCCGGCGATGGTTCCAGACGACGCTCGGATGGCGGCTCAAGATCTCGGCCTTCGGCCGGTACGTCCGGCTGTTCAAACGTCGTGACCGTCCGCCAATGGACCGAAATCCTGTGCCCAGCGAGCAGGGAGGCAAACCATCGGTGCTGGTCCTAACCCTGCTCTGCCTGGCCGCCGAGCAGCTGTGGCGCCGCCCGGAGATCACGTTCGGCGACCTGCAACGCGAAGTGATCCGCACGTGCGCCGCCGAGTCCAGCCGCGGCGAGTTGCCGGCGTTCAACGTCGTCACCCAGGCGGGCGAGCCACGTGCGCGTGCCGAACAGCATCGCCGCGCTTTCGTGGACGCACTCATGCTCCTGCAGGAGTGGCGGATCATCACCAGCGACGGCCCGCTGGCCTCCGCCGGGACAACAGTCGCCAACGACGTGGTGATCACCTGCAACCCTGAACGGCTCAACGACTTGCTCGCGGCACCCGCGATCTCGCAGCTGCAGATCGACATCAGCCAGCCACACACCCACATCCCGAAGCTGTGCGAGGACCAGTCCGACCTTCCCGAGCACGCCTCGGAAAGCCAACGAGACCTCCAGCGTCGTCACCGCGCCCTTCGCGCTGTGATCGACGACGCGGTCGTCGTACTCGACGGCGAGGGCAGCGAGGCCCGATACCTGGCCTCGCCCGGCGGACGCAGACAAGCGCTGCACGCCGCGCTGACCGCCGGGATGACCTGCGTTGTCCGTCGAGACCTGTGGCTTACCGTCGACCCAGGTGGCCGCAGCACTGATCTCGAATTCCCCCAACCACGGTCCATCACCGGCCAGGCAGCACTCCTTCTCGTGCGGTGGCTCAACAGCAACGAGGCAACCGCAGCCGTGAGCGAGGAGGCATGCCAGGCCGTCATCGGCGAGGCCAAGGCCAACAACCCGGAGTGGGCTAAGTCCTACCGGTCTACCGCGACGCTTAAGACCCTCACCAGAGAGGCGCTCGCCACCCTGGTCGCCGCCGGCGTGTTGACCCAGACCAGCCACCATCCCCCCATGTGGACCGCAACCAGCGCGCACGCGTACTGGCGGGTGCGGGTCACCGCCGCCGAACAGCACGACGAACCACCCCTCGCCGACAGCCTCTTCGACCATCAGGACGGCAACCGTGACCAACCCCGGTGACCACCGTGCCGACATCACGCTCTTCGACACCGGTGCCGGCGCCACCCACGCCCTCACCGTCGACGCCGTACCCGCTGCGGTGGGACGCTGGCAGCCCGTACGGGCCGGCGTCGTGAACTCCTGGGCATGGGTCGACGAGCAGTTCCTGTTCTGCAACGGTTGGAGCGCGCTGGTCGGCCCCAACGGCTCCGGCAAATCGCTGACCAGCGGCCAATGGTTCCCCACCATGATCGACGGGGACACCCGCACCTCTGCCCTGTCCATGGCGCAACGCGGTGCAGGGAACCTCGCCGACCGTCACCACAATCGAACACCGGGCAGGGAGAAGACCGGCGCCTGGTGGCTGGAGTTCGGATTCCGCACCCCCGAGGGAGACCTGCGGTGGATGACCCTGGGCCTGTGGATCCGCTGGCGAGGCCAGAAGTCCGACGGGCTGGAGCGGGCGTGGTTCGTCACGCCGGCCCGGGTCGGCGCCGACCTTCACCTGCACGCAGACGGCGCGCCGATTGACATCGACGGATTATGCCAACAGCTGGCCACCTGTGAAGGGCAAATCTTCACGAGCCAGGACCGGTTGCAGCGAGCCGCGAGCCGGCACGGCGCCGCGGTCAACGACGAGGCCGCGTACGCCGATGCCGTCCGGGTAGAACTGTTCCCCGGCACCGACCGGGACCAGATGACGGCGTTGACCACCGTGCTGCGGGCCCTCCGCAGTGTGCGGGTCAACGACCGCATGACCCCCGACGAGATGCACGCCACCCTCACGTCGGCCCTGCCCGCACTCTCGACCGAATACGTTGAGCTGCTGGCGAAGAACCTCGCCCAGTCCAACGACCTGCTCGAAAAGGTCAACAACGCCAAACGTGAACACGACCTGCTGAACAAGCTGTCAAAAGCCTACGGCCGCTACGCCGACACCGCCGCCGGCGCCACCGCTCACGCGCTGCTCGCCGCGCACGACGACGTGCAACGGGTCGAGCACGCCACGGGCAAACTGGCTCGTGATACAGCGGACCATCAACGCCGGCTCAGCCAAGCCACCCAAGCCAAACGCGACGCCGAGCAGCACCTGGAGGAGCTGAGGATCACCGGCGAGCTGCTGCGACGCCGTACTGAGGGGCACCCCGGCAGCCATCTGCCCGAACTTGCCGCCGCAGTCGAAGCCGCCCACAAAACCGCCGAACTCGCCGCCGCCACCGCCGCCGAGCGACGCGGCGAAGCCGATGACGCCCGGGGCGAGGAGCGCAAAGCCTCCGAAGCCTTCGACAAGGCGGCTCGTCACCTCACCGGTGTCATGGCTTTGCTGCGCGACCATGCGACCCAGGTGAGCGCAGAAGCCTTCTGCGAGCCGTTCCAGACGACGACCGACGCCGTAACAGCTGACCTGGCGCAACCCCATGCCGTCGGCGAGGCAGACCTACCCGGTCTGGCCGAACCGGTGAAGACCTGGCTCCATCACCGTGACACAGTCATTGGCCAGGTACGCACCGCCATCGCCCACCTCGCAGTTTGTGAGGGCATCGAGGCGCAGGCCAGCACCAGACACGCCTCCGCCGTCGACGAGCTGAGCGCCGCGGAACGCGAGCTCGGCGCACGCCA
This is a stretch of genomic DNA from Micromonospora sp. WMMD1082. It encodes these proteins:
- a CDS encoding SMC family ATPase, with product MRPLTLSLRGLRSYLTEAHIDFSNVGLVAIHGDTGAGKSSLLEALCFALYGGCTWDKRNATELISDGAHTMQVRLTFRCANRTWQVTRAISRTSSPPSRHELICLDDDTRYDTKQQVNAIIETMIGLSHAAFLKAVILPQGRFQALLQTTKEDRTAILKGILGIDQLDAMQVKARAHHDRLRPLLDQLILDRRGLLDDPPATAGEATQRLDDALRRQDQLTKARTAVREASARRDQMLSRVHNIEQQARQLAQARQPAAAANLHVLASLDEAIRTEQNDCQSAITDWQEREKTLHEAVTAAEGEGRGPSSLPKAIAAVEATRNQLPDIDAERERIQTDAQNLADDLTKADQHAANVTKLANKATEAEQAASSAARTVEEVRELVAGQRSAIGTARTLRGAVHRAEADLADARQRITDAETAIQETAERAGEARKKQTAAEQTLDAVTRFNAAAHAAAPCDPGDPCPICSRTLPATFQPPPAQEQKDARKALTVANRLAGDAERRHQAALTTRQHAIEEAKRVQTRVDQRRGELDQAMAHIASQLGPVDLDNPDDVLLAPLAARLGAAEEELGTSQATARDVRQRATAAATALEHTRKALADRQAALTANRRRLDQRVRRTVGALGKLPAAWRLDPVTLDGLNQLLDTAHRWEEELATITDQLTTAHGQLKQLRERREALAGRHLTEVERPATQLLHAVDGLTQYAADAAVLIGHEPPASRPPGEDLHRSATWAATLDHTVGALLQAAHDRVTAARSDAERATEEITEWLLAAGVDDGEQLDDLIVQVAATAQVARADLDRAKRETPVAADLDRRIKAAAPIVDALRELGALLANGQFQAAVVARRQRAFLGLATDQLLAMTAGRFAFSDDFRIIDRYTSQPRDVRTLSGGETFLASLALALAVVDLAGRAGGRADALLLDEGFGSLDADTLAEALAALSRQTLGGRLVAVISHMRAVAESIGNVLIVTRDSTGSHAHWASESQRSRLVDEDLDEGLLP
- a CDS encoding DUF2397 family protein, encoding MGEPLGNAREDYAAVLSALLRLSGTAPMSTMRDIAEQMTRDGYGDPLPTELLRSRLDELVQMRLVLPFLSPTAAREDLRDGHRRQEAWSLSKKGRIIVRSVRDAINDLDRVLALPPRLIDSIQDTLRQLLVHLDQEPMRVALDIATVRSHIGQLLNAAGDYYEAMRMLNQHDVTDDEVFGESRTRIMLVLRQFVQHTQAALAPLRRSLQDVRTTGYAVIAEAAAPGAGAVAVGDTAAWIDDAVADLESLDAWFTPGGNIDRIIDSALYAIDALLSAITRRYYASNRTSDLAADFHELARMIHAQESTAHAYGVFTAATGIWAAQHPQAQVDDDDVLPAAMTAGAPGTEVVVSVRSRANSAPAPRSPRRMENLTLSRQAEEHAAMAELTRLAELSAGLVTPGVVSLTHFAGIDGAHLLVLVELLEEAMDSYDADLGYGEALTLRCRMRLTPGDPGRVVTIPTAEGTLTTPDMRIEISAVGAPLAQAGR
- a CDS encoding DUF2398 family protein, which gives rise to MTDLEHVLIDDDDTLAELTPVISAVLRKPFLTEEAEPDLYRRARLQENELRRWFQTTLGWRLKISAFGRYVRLFKRRDRPPMDRNPVPSEQGGKPSVLVLTLLCLAAEQLWRRPEITFGDLQREVIRTCAAESSRGELPAFNVVTQAGEPRARAEQHRRAFVDALMLLQEWRIITSDGPLASAGTTVANDVVITCNPERLNDLLAAPAISQLQIDISQPHTHIPKLCEDQSDLPEHASESQRDLQRRHRALRAVIDDAVVVLDGEGSEARYLASPGGRRQALHAALTAGMTCVVRRDLWLTVDPGGRSTDLEFPQPRSITGQAALLLVRWLNSNEATAAVSEEACQAVIGEAKANNPEWAKSYRSTATLKTLTREALATLVAAGVLTQTSHHPPMWTATSAHAYWRVRVTAAEQHDEPPLADSLFDHQDGNRDQPR